The following coding sequences are from one Oncorhynchus nerka isolate Pitt River linkage group LG6, Oner_Uvic_2.0, whole genome shotgun sequence window:
- the tmco6 gene encoding transmembrane and coiled-coil domain-containing protein 6, with protein MWRLNAVRHKAGRQGSDLEEFKFKRREHEKELRRARKDSELVSKRLLLNDDDEEEDGTMDTLASDQVVELFNMVRHGRDLVKKEADLRALRKALRSPSAHLILIKQPNSIAILVTNLCGPNPQCRLEAARCLHELSHSPHSEVDSLRLRQATPYLITFLSGQSPKFTELCLYTLGNMCPDSENVRDMLLAQGIIPALNKCIQIHRTNLAVVEAVGFTLSQLISANYVTGRIIRAVLASGLIPHLLSVLTPDSQFGLGPVIECAWCLHYLACSNVDNGALVAQGTLLHCTSLLVTLGVAVAKGSIEEGIELLIWPLLRCVGNLLLSGPLGALQPQLNDSRLLAALCAFPQAFLQTHPALARESVWVLNNLTAAADSSVFCSALFYLNLVPALIQLLPFSHGINIMVLRVLGNIAHQGREYCLHLAQAGLLPALCATLKMADTEVVTFSLEVLGQLMASDPQLAEEFVRQSGLPVLEAIQYSNQETIRLRATHLLEHHLPPHCTVDTSASQ; from the exons ATGTGGAGGTTGAACGCAGTCCGCCACAAGGCTGGACGTCAGGGCAGCGACTTGGAGGAGTTCAAGTTCAAGAGACGAGAACATGAAAAAG AGTTGAGACGGGCCCGGAAGGACAGCGAGCTGGTCAGCAAGAGACTCCTGCTGAATGAtgatgacgaggaggaggatggcaCCATGGACACACTGGCTAGCGATCAG GTGGTAGAGTTGTTCAACATGGTTCGCCATGGCAGGGACTTGGTGAAGAAAGAAGCTGACCTAAGAGCGCTGAGGAAAGCCCTCCGCAGCCCCTCAGCCCACCTCATCCTTATCAA GCAGCCGAACAGTATTGCGATCCTGGTGACTAACCTCTGTGGCCCCAACCCTCAGTGTCGTCTGGAGGCTGCCCGCTGTCTCCACGAGCTGTCCCACTCCCCCCACAGCGAGGTGGACTCGTTGAGGCTCCGACAGGCCACACCCTACCTGATCACCTTCCTCTCTGGACAGAGCCCCAAGTTCACT GAGCTGTGTCTCTACACCCTGGGTAACATGTGTCCAGACAGCGAGAATGTGAGAGATATGCTTCTAGCTCAGGGCATCATACCTGCTTTGAACAAATGCATCCAG atcCACAGGACTAACCTGGCAGTGGTTGAAGCAGTAGGGTTCACCCTCTCCCAGCTCATCTCAGCGAACTACGTCACAGGGAGAATCATCCG gGCAGTCTTGGCGTCTGGTTTGATCCCTCACCTACTCTCAGTGTTGACCCCTGACTCTCAGTTTGGCCTGGGACCAGTCATTGAGTGTGCCTGGTGCCTGCACTACCTGGCCTGCAG CAACGTGGACAATGGGGCACTGGTGGCCCAAGGTACTCTTCTACATTGCACTTCCCTCTTGGTGACACTTGGTGTTGCTGTTGCTAAAGGAAGTATAGAGGAGGGAATTGAGCTG ttgaTCTGGCCCCTGCTGCGCTGTGTGGGGAACCTGCTGTTATCTGGGCCCCTGGGGGCCCTGCAGCCCCAGCTAAACGATAGCCGTCTCCTGGCTGCGCTGTGTGCTTTTCCTCAGGCCTTCCTCCAGACCCACCCAGCCCTGGCCAGAGAGAGCGTCTGGGTCCTCAACAACCtcacag CTGCTGCAGACTCCagtgtgttctgttctgccctgttctatCTGAATCTGGTACCTGCTCTGATCCAGCTCCTGCCCTTCTCCCACGGCATTAACATCATG GTGCTAAGGGTTCTGGGTAACATTGCCCATCAGGGGAGAGAGTACTGTCTCCACCTGGCTCAAGCTGGCCTGCTGCCTGCTCTCTGTGCCACACTCAAGATGGCCGACACCGAGGTGGTGACCTTCAGTCTGGAGGTGCTGGGCCAGCTGATGGCCAGTGACCCACAG CTTGCAGAGGAGTTTGTAAGGCAGAGTGGGCTCCCCGTGCTGGAAGCCATCCAGTATAGCAACCAGGAGACTATCCGCCTCAGAGCAACACACCTGCTGGAACATCACCTGCCCCCACACTGCACG GTGGATACCTCTGCATCCCAGTGA